The segment AACGCGGTTGCTCATCATCAACTCACCGCATAACCCCAGTGGTGCCGTTTGGGGGCAAACCGACCTGGACGAACTGACCCGCCTCACCCAGAAATACCCGTTCCTAATCCTCAGCGACGAAGTTTACGAACACATAGTGTTTGACAATCAGCCGCACCACAGCGTGCTCACCGTACCGGCTTTGGCCGAGCGGGCTTTTGTGGTTTCCTCCTTCGGGAAAACGTACCATACCACCGGCTGGAAAGTAGGCTACTGCATTGCGCCCGAAAGCCTTACCACCGAGTTCAGGAAAGTACACCAGTACCTCACTTTCAGTACCGCCACCCCGCTGCAACACGCCATTGCCGCCTATTTAAACAACCAAGAGCATTACCTCACGCTGCCCGCTTTCTACCAACAAAAACGGGACTTATTCGCCTCTCTGCTGCAGCCTTCCAAATTTAAGCTCCTGCCCTGTGCCGGTACGTATTTCCAGTTAGCGCGCTACAGCCAGATTTCAGATTTGACCGACGTGGAATTCTCCCAATGGCTCACCAAAGAAGCGGGTGTGGCGGTTATTCCTATCTCCGTGTTCTACAGCCAGAACGTAGACCATGGCGTGATCCGGTTTTGCTTTGCGAAGAAAGAAGAAACCCTTAGAGCAGCAGCAGAACGGCTTTGCAAGTTGTAGTCTTGAGTTCTGAGTGTAGGAGCAATTCCTTGTGGTTGCCCTTGGCTGGAGAAAGTATTATTCTGATTGTTGGTGATAACACCAACAACGGCAAAACGGCAAACAGCAAGCAAGTCCTCGCAGTGTTTTTCAAACCTGCGAGTGCCTATACTTAATCAAAGATCTTGTATGCGAACGGCAGTGGCGGTTAAACTTCTGCTTTTCTAGTCCGCTCACAAGATCCTTTCAGGATGATAAATGAGAGTAATTGCTCGAAGTGCGTTTCAGGCCTGTTTCTTGGTAAACAGGCCTGAAACGATTTGCCTCTACAGCAACTTTTCCGCCACTTCCCTCCACGTGCTCACCCGCTCAAACTCGTGAATGTTCACATTATGTGGCGAGGTAAACAGCATCTTTCGTTCTCCGGTGAAGGTGCGCAGGTTACGAGGTCGGTCATCAATCATGATATCGGCGCCTATAATGCTTTTGTCTCCGCAGAGCACATAGTTCCGCCAACTGATGAACGGGAAATGATCCTGCAGCCAGTCAAATTTGTCAATGAGTGAGTTCCGGAACTCCATGCCTGCACTCACAATAAACACTTCGTATTTCTCGGTTAGCGCTTTGATCACCTCCTGGCTATCGGGAATCACGTTAAGGTCGCGGAAGAAACCTTCGGCGTTGATGTATTCCCAGGTTTTGCTGGAGTGCTCGGGCGGCACCACCTCATGAATGTCTTTTCCGTGCAAAGCTTCCAAGGTTAATTCCAGGGCACAGTCACGGTTGTATAATCTAATGAATTTCTCAATGGGGTCGGCCATGACCTCATCCATGTCAATGGCAATCTTTTTCTTTTGAATCTCCATAGGGGATTGTTTGATGTAAGGGTAAGTCAGTACCTTTATCGTAGGTGAGGAAGCTTTGGTTAACCTAAGCCTGTAAATACATCATTTTTGAGCTGTTTTCTATTAATTAACACCATTCTAACACATGACTGACCTGCGCGTTTCCCTTCTTCAGTTAGATCTGGTTTGGCACGATGCCGCTGCCAACCGGGCCAAGTTCCAGGAGAAAATCCAGCAACTACCCGAGACCGACCTGATTGTTTTGCCTGAGATGTTTACCACTGGGTTCAGCATGGAGGCTCCTACTCTAGCCGAGGAAATGGATGGTGCTTCTGTTGCCTGGATGCGGCAAATGGCGCAGGAACGAAACGCCGTAGTCATGGGCAGTTTGATCATTCAAGAGAAAGGCCAATACTTTAACCGTATCATCTGGATGCGTCCTGATGGCACTTACGCGCACTATGACAAACGCCACCTTTTCAGGATGGCCGGTGAGTGCGAAGCCTATACCCCAGGCACCCAAAAACTGATAATAGACCTGAACGGTTGGAACATCTGCCCACTGGTGTGCTATGATTTGCGATTCCCGGTGTGGTCCCGCAACACGCCTATTTCCTATGACGTGCTCATCTACATCGCCAGTTGGCCAGATCGCCGCCGCCTGGCCTGGAGCACACTTCTAAGAGCCCGGGCCATTGAGAACCTGGCGTACTGCATTGGCGTGAACCGCGTAGGCACAGACGCCAAAGGCCACGCCTATTCTGGTGACTCAGCCGCCTACAACCTCCTAGGTGAGGAACTGGTGCACCATGAATTTGAAGAAGCCGTTTCCACCATCACCCTATCGCGCCAGCACCTGGAAGAAACCCGCCAGAAACTGCCTTGGGACATTGACGCGGACACGTTTACGATTAATGTGTGATTGAGTGAAGGAGTGATTGAGAGAATGAAAACCACTAATCTTTTGTCATCCTGAAAGGATCTTGTGGGCGAATTAGACAGCCGCATACTAAACGCTTTTTATTAATAATGCTATCGTTTTTAAAGTTGTCGCCTCACTGATTTGCAAACTTCAGGTCGTGGTAGGTCCAAGTTGAAAACTTAAACCATAGAGACAATCATGGAGGTTTATAAGCTAATTTCTTAAAATCAGCTTATAAACCTCTTCTGTTTTTAGTGCCGTATTACCAATTTGTGGGTCACAAAATTTCCATCGCTGGTTTGGA is part of the Rufibacter tibetensis genome and harbors:
- a CDS encoding pyridoxal phosphate-dependent aminotransferase, with the protein product MSISLQSKLPNVGTTIFSTMSQLALQHGAINLSQGFPDFDCPPELVDLVADAMRSGFNQYAPSPGLPLLRQKISQKTEQLYGHLANPDTEVTVTSGATEALFAAIAAVVQPGDEVMVLEPCYDSYVPAIELSGGVPVFVPLRFPDFSVDWQQVEDNLTEKTRLLIINSPHNPSGAVWGQTDLDELTRLTQKYPFLILSDEVYEHIVFDNQPHHSVLTVPALAERAFVVSSFGKTYHTTGWKVGYCIAPESLTTEFRKVHQYLTFSTATPLQHAIAAYLNNQEHYLTLPAFYQQKRDLFASLLQPSKFKLLPCAGTYFQLARYSQISDLTDVEFSQWLTKEAGVAVIPISVFYSQNVDHGVIRFCFAKKEETLRAAAERLCKL
- a CDS encoding 5' nucleotidase, NT5C type — its product is MEIQKKKIAIDMDEVMADPIEKFIRLYNRDCALELTLEALHGKDIHEVVPPEHSSKTWEYINAEGFFRDLNVIPDSQEVIKALTEKYEVFIVSAGMEFRNSLIDKFDWLQDHFPFISWRNYVLCGDKSIIGADIMIDDRPRNLRTFTGERKMLFTSPHNVNIHEFERVSTWREVAEKLL
- a CDS encoding amidohydrolase, with the protein product MTDLRVSLLQLDLVWHDAAANRAKFQEKIQQLPETDLIVLPEMFTTGFSMEAPTLAEEMDGASVAWMRQMAQERNAVVMGSLIIQEKGQYFNRIIWMRPDGTYAHYDKRHLFRMAGECEAYTPGTQKLIIDLNGWNICPLVCYDLRFPVWSRNTPISYDVLIYIASWPDRRRLAWSTLLRARAIENLAYCIGVNRVGTDAKGHAYSGDSAAYNLLGEELVHHEFEEAVSTITLSRQHLEETRQKLPWDIDADTFTINV